Proteins from one Streptomyces sp. NBC_00289 genomic window:
- a CDS encoding rhamnogalacturonan acetylesterase translates to MSLTRRQVTGAALAALPLALGAVGTAQASGRRRTLYIAGDSTAAQKYADAAPETGWGMALPFFLHRDRPVANHAVNGRSSKSFVDEGRLDVVLDAIRPGDLLLIQFAHNDEKTTDPVRYTEPWTTYQDYLRQYVDGARARGARPVLATPVERRRFDADGNAAPSHGDYPAAMRALAGQERVALLDIQALSLALWQKLGVEETKKYFNWTATEQDNTHFNPPGAIAVARLVVRELLRTRVLAPREVRRLDEEIPESWITWPPATA, encoded by the coding sequence GTGTCCCTTACCCGTAGACAGGTCACCGGCGCGGCTCTCGCCGCCCTCCCCCTCGCCCTCGGCGCCGTCGGTACCGCGCAGGCCTCCGGGCGCCGCCGCACCCTCTACATCGCCGGTGATTCCACCGCCGCCCAGAAGTACGCCGACGCCGCGCCGGAGACCGGATGGGGGATGGCGCTGCCGTTCTTCCTGCACCGGGACCGGCCCGTCGCCAACCACGCGGTGAACGGGCGCAGTTCGAAGAGCTTCGTCGACGAGGGCCGGCTCGACGTCGTCCTCGACGCGATCCGCCCGGGTGACCTCCTGCTCATCCAGTTCGCGCACAACGACGAGAAGACCACCGACCCGGTCCGCTACACCGAGCCCTGGACGACGTACCAGGACTACCTGCGGCAGTACGTCGACGGCGCACGGGCCCGGGGCGCCCGACCGGTGCTCGCCACCCCCGTCGAGCGGCGGCGGTTCGACGCGGACGGCAACGCCGCGCCGAGCCACGGCGACTACCCGGCGGCGATGCGCGCGCTCGCCGGGCAGGAGCGCGTGGCGCTGCTCGACATCCAGGCCCTGTCGCTCGCGCTGTGGCAGAAGCTCGGCGTCGAGGAGACGAAGAAGTACTTCAACTGGACGGCGACCGAGCAGGACAACACGCACTTCAACCCGCCGGGCGCGATCGCCGTGGCCCGGCTCGTCGTGCGGGAGCTGCTGCGCACGCGGGTGCTCGCGCCGCGCGAGGTGCGCCGGCTCGACGAGGAGATCCCCGAGTCCTGGATCACCTGGCCGCCGGCCACCGCGTGA